The following is a genomic window from Solanum lycopersicum chromosome 6, SLM_r2.1.
gatgtaaaaaaataaaattgtaaaatcGATTATCGACTAACTAGAACCAACTAAATGATAAAGGTGGTTACGTATTTGAAAGCATATGACTTTGAAGATATGAAAATAGTAATTACATATACGGTGTTTGATAGGAAGGATTGCAACAgacaattaaaatttaatcaagaTTTCAATGGAACTTCGTACATAAACTAGCTTATTATCAGATTTTTTTTCCACCGTAACGTCTCTGTCTTGACTTAAACGAAGTTAAAGCCTCGATAAAATCAGCTTCTTCCATGTCGGGAAATAACTTATTCGCGAAATAGAGTTCAGTATAAGCTAATTGCCACAACATGAAATTGCTAACTCTTTTCTCTCCACTTGTTCTAATTAACAAATCTGGTTCAGAAAATTCCGTACAGTGAGTATCCAGTTCTTGTTCAAATAAGCTCTGATCAATGTCTTTTACAGTTAAATCTCCATTTTTTACTTTGATAGCAATGCTTTTGGTTGCTTGTAATATATCTTGTCGTCCACTGTAATTGATTGCTATTATTACATGAAGTCCGGAATTAAATTTTGTTCTCTCCTCCATTACAGCAAGAGCTTCCTGTAAAGACTTGGAAAAGATTGATTTATCCCCAATAAATGAGACTCGCCTACCATCCCTAGTATTCacataatataatttgattcgattaagttgaattttaaaatgaatatcaaatatcacgataaatatatttatctttatcTATCTAACGTATAGATAATATGTAGAATACCTTGTCCACTCATCCAATATTTCTTGTGAGCCTATCAGCTCtaaaaacaacttcataagaAAGTCAACCTCCTCCTGGGGCACTCAAGTTAGAAGAGTATACGTTATTAACAAATAAGACAAAAACATTAATGTATTAGAAATTAAATAAGTCatatgtaattataattatatatagttaaatatAATCAGACATATGATTCATTTCTgg
Proteins encoded in this region:
- the CPT7 gene encoding cis-prenyltransferase 7, chloroplastic; this encodes MLSLGFSLPPPSDNKLIITNNNQYNYRTNLANVCSNNNVNAVGDQLVTLPEGLKHVAVIMDGHRRWAKNKGLTVKQGHRAGGEKIQVLTRLCSQWGVKVLTIFAFSTENWVRLEEEVDFLMKLFLELIGSQEILDEWTRDGRRVSFIGDKSIFSKSLQEALAVMEERTKFNSGLHVIIAINYSGRQDILQATKSIAIKVKNGDLTVKDIDQSLFEQELDTHCTEFSEPDLLIRTSGEKRVSNFMLWQLAYTELYFANKLFPDMEEADFIEALTSFKSRQRRYGGKKI